In one Acyrthosiphon pisum isolate AL4f unplaced genomic scaffold, pea_aphid_22Mar2018_4r6ur Scaffold_21470;HRSCAF=24066, whole genome shotgun sequence genomic region, the following are encoded:
- the LOC115034900 gene encoding uncharacterized protein LOC115034900, which translates to MTGKTLQQLSSAELRSECSARGLSVSGSKSDVYVRLEEHLRESGLVPENVRYLATGLAFRQIALTFRISKTAVSSIVIEICKAIWKILKEKHMPTPTIADFEKIAQEFYENWNFPNCVGSIDGKHIRIKCPKKSGSMFFNYKQFYSIVLMAVADANYKFIMTDVGSYGKDSDGAFPLRTYMMRPYPRRLLNDENKSYFNYRLSRARMTIECAFDIAAAKFRILQKSIETKVDNADHIVKAICMLHNVIIDLEKKE; encoded by the exons atgacTGGGAAAACGTTACAACAGTTGTCGTCGGCGGAGTTACGCAGCGAGTGCTCGGCCCGCGGACTCAGTGTATCCGGGTCGAAGTCGGACGTGTATGTTAGGCTGGAGGAACACCTGAGGGAAAGCGGACTAGTCCCCGAAAATGTGAG ATACCTTGCTACTGGTTTAGCTTTTAGGCAAATTGCTTTAACCTTTAGAATTTCAAAAACAGCAGTGTCTTCAATTGTTATCGAAATTTGTAAAgcaatttggaaaatattgaaAGAAAAACATATGCCCACACCTACGATAGCTGATTTCGAAAAAATTGCACAAGAGTTTTATGAAAATTGGAATTTTCCGAATTGTGTTGGGAGTATAGACGGCAAACATATTCGGATAAAATGTCCAAAAAAATCCGGTAGTATGTTCTTCAATTATAAACAGTTTTACTCTATTGTTTTGATGGCTGTTGCAGacgcaaattataaatttattatgactGACGTCGGATCTTATGGAAAAGATAGCGATGGAg CATTTCCTTTGCGAACATACATGATGCGACCATACCCAAGAAGGTTACtaaatgatgaaaataaaagttacttTAATTATAGACTATCCAGAGCACGAATGACAATAGAATGTGCTTTCGATATAGCAGCAgcaaaatttagaattttgcaGAAGTCTATAGAGACAAAGGTAGACAATGCTGATCACATTGTAAAAGCAATATGTATGCTGCACAATGTGATTATAGATTTGGAAAAAAAGGAGTAG
- the LOC100571979 gene encoding uncharacterized protein LOC100571979, with translation MPRKYERTSVRKSWENKDMEVAILDVTRKVLSVNAAALKYKIPEPTLRRYLKKRIHPLEGEEFRIEFPQNLGRFKKTFSAAQVEELKQYVTDIDKRAFGLSRKQFANVCFDYAEKNGVTHRFNTEKKSAGEGFIREFMRECGLTMRKPESTSVARLMAFNRVNVSNFFELLRDVRLKYSFTAEQIYNVDETGFSTVATKTPKVITPVGTRRVIKISSAERGVTVTCVCAMSATGYYIPPFFIYPRVRMNPKFLEGAPPGSAAVPHISGWMTATNFVNYLKHFSSHTRPSTQRPVLLLMDNHASHVTLEAITFCRENGIVMLGFPPHTSHRLQPLDVGFYGPLKTSYSQACDDFLVSNPGICISITHIPKIFGTAYLKVATIQTAVNAFRATGIEPYDSNIFRDEDFQPSLTTDIQSVESTAPAFERQPEILFENTNSAISPTANDSFENQHPQPQTELTPSTSSALSPLPVASKKTARKPRKKLPSFLLSGTPVKEALEQKRKEQEEKELKRQKRLTEKSKKKKARRQLDFPSSSDDEPSIPVPYIDTDDDMDPPEEEDKLCIICSEEGKDEL, from the coding sequence ATGCCACGAAAATACGAGCGTACTAGTGTCAGGAAATCGTGGGAAAATAAGGATATGGAGGTAGCTATATTAGATGTGACACGTAAAGTTTTAAGTGTAAATGCTGCagcattaaaatacaaaatacctgAGCCTACACTGAggagatatttaaaaaaaaggatcCATCCTTTAGAAGGAGAAGAGTTTAGAATAGAATTTCCCCAAAATTTAGGAAGATTCAAAAAAACCTTTTCTGCAGCACAAGTTGAAGAGCTGAAGCAATACGTGACTGATATTGATAAAAGAGCATTTGGCCTATCACGAAAGCAATTCGCTAATGTATGTTTCGATTATGCAGAAAAAAATGGCGTGACCCATAgatttaatactgaaaaaaaaagtgcGGGCGAAGGCTTCATTAGGGAATTCATGAGAGAATGCGGACTGACTATGAGAAAACCTGAGTCTACATCAGTCGCTCGGCTCATGGCATTTAACCGAGTCAACGTCAGCAATTTTTTTGAGTTGCTTAGAGATGTCAGATTAAAATACTCTTTTACAGCTGAACAAATATACAACGTTGACGAGACAGGATTTTCCACTGTGGCAACGAAAACTCCGAAGGTCATCACCCCTGTAGGTACCCGCCGAGTAATTAAAATTTCTTCAGCAGAACGTGGGGTCACAGTTACGTGTGTGTGCGCCATGAGCGCCACTGGATATTACATCCctccattttttatttatccgaGGGTAAGGATGAATCCGAAATTTTTAGAGGGTGCTCCACCAGGCTCAGCAGCAGTTCCGCATATCTCAGGATGGATGACAGCTACCAACTTTGTCAactatttgaaacatttttcatCACACACTCGCCCAAGTACTCAACGTCCCGTTCTTCTTCTCATGGATAATCACGCCTCTCATGTTACCCTTGAAGCTATAACATTTTGTAGGGAGAATGGAATAGTAATGCTCGGCTTCCCACCTCACACTAGCCACCGATTGCAGCCTCTGGATGTGGGGTTTTATGGGCCTCTGAAAACATCCTACAGTCAGGCGTGTGACGATTTTCTGGTATCAAACCCAGGCATATGTATATCTATAACAcatataccaaaaatatttggtaCAGCTTATTTAAAGGTTGCCACTATCCAGACAGCTGTTAATGCATTCAGAGCAACAGGGATTGAACCATATGACAGTAACATTTTCAGGGATGAAGATTTTCAGCCATCATTGACTACTGATATTCAGTCTGTTGAATCTACTGCTCCTGCCTTTGAGCGTCAGccagaaatattatttgaaaatactaaTTCTGCAATATCGCCTACTGCCAATGATTCTTTTGAAAATCAGCACCCTCAACCACAAACAGAGCTGACACCATCTACTTCTTCAGCCTTGTCTCCACTACCAGTGGCAAGTAAAAAGACTGCTAGAAAACCTAGGAAGAAGTTGCCATCGTTTCTTTTATCAGGAACTCCTGTAAAAGAAGCGTTGGAACAGAAAAGGAAGGAACAAGAAGAGAAAGAGCTAAAAAGACAAAAAAGATTGACTGAGaagtcaaaaaaaaagaaagcaCGACGTCAGTTGGACTTCCCTTCATCTTCAGACGACGAGCCATCTATTCCTGTACCATATATTGACACTGATGATGATATGGACCCGCCTGAAGAAGAAGATAAATTGTGCATCATATGTTCTGAAGAAGGCAAGGACGAACTGTAG